The Aminivibrio pyruvatiphilus DNA segment TGCGACCGGCTCATCCTTGCCTCGAGCATGGAGCCTGTGCTGGACGGCTTCGGCCTGGAAAACAGCCCGGTGAAAACAGTAAAGGGCGCCATCGCCGTCGATTCCTCCCAGAGGACCTCCGTGGAGGGGGTCTATGCCGTCGGCGACTGCACCGGCGGCGCCATGCTCGCCCACCTGGCGGAGTACCATGCCCTCGCGGCAGTCAGCTCCATGACCGGCGGGAATTACACCGTCGACTACGACGCCGTACCAGCCTGCGTCTTCATGAACCCCGAGGTGGGGACCGTGGGGCTGACAGAAGAGGAAGCCCTTGCCCGGGGCGGGGAAATCGTCTCGGCGAAAGCCTATTTCGCCGCCAACGGCATGGCCCTCTCCCTCGGAGAAAGCGACGGCTTCGTGAAGGTGGTGGCCAGGGCTTCGGACAAAACCCTCCTCGGAGTCCACATCATGGGCCCGGAGGCAGCCTCCGTCCTCGGGGAAGCCGCCCTCGCCGTCTCCAGGAAACTTACCGCCGGGGACGTGGCCCGTTCGGTCCACGCCCACCCAACCCTGTGCGAATGCTTCCGGGATGCCTGCCTGCGCGTTCTGGAGAAGGAGAAATAGGCGGCAGGTCTACCGCTCGTCGATCACCGGCTTGATGTCCGCCACGGGCGTGCCGTCCAGGGCCTCCAGGGGAGCCACCCGGAGACGGCCGCCCTCCCTCTCCAGCAGGGTCACCCGGTGAAGGCCGATGGGGTTCGGCCTCGCGGGGGATCGTGTGGCGAAAACACCCTTCAGGGGCGCTTCGGGATTCCTCCTGGGATGCACCTGAAGAACCGACCTGTCAGCCAGATGCAGCCAGGTCAGCACCAGCAGCTCCCGCCCCGCTTCCAGACCGTCCAGCCCCTCCAAAAAGGCCGGAAAAATCTCGATCTCCGCCCCGGGCGCGTC contains these protein-coding regions:
- the tsaA gene encoding tRNA (N6-threonylcarbamoyladenosine(37)-N6)-methyltransferase TrmO, with amino-acid sequence MDYGDMRVEPIGRVHSPLKRQEDCPRQGFEDAPGAEIEIFPAFLEGLDGLEAGRELLVLTWLHLADRSVLQVHPRRNPEAPLKGVFATRSPARPNPIGLHRVTLLEREGGRLRVAPLEALDGTPVADIKPVIDER